ATGTACGCCAATATGACAAATTCGAAATCGTCATTTCCGATGAACGTGAAACCCTGCTGGAAACCGGTGGTGGTGTGGTCAAGGCCCTGCCAAGCCTTGGCAAGGATCCCTTCTATCTGCTCAATTCAGACAGTTTCTGGATGGAAGGCTCGGTCAACAACCTAGACCTGCTTGCCCAATACTGGATGGATGAAACCATGGACGCCCTGCTGCTTCTGGCCCCTACGGTGTCCGCAGTCGGTTATAAGGGGCGTGGCGATTTTCTGCTTGATCCCTATGGCCGTTTGCGCCGTCGCAAGGCCCATGAAGTCTCCCCTTATGTCTATAGTGGAGCGGCCATCATTCATCCTCGCCTGTTCAAGGATTCGGCTGAAGACACCCATTCCCTCAACCAAGAATTTGACAAGGCAATCAAGAAAGGCCGCCTGTTCGGGCTGATCATGGATGGCACATGGCTGCATGTGGGCACCCCCAGAGACATCCGCAGCGCAGAAAGAGCCATCACGGAGAGCGCTACCGGTGGACGTCTGGCCTGATTTCAAGCCTCTCTGCCTTGCGTCCTGATGCGAACTATCTTCAAATAGCCTCTGAATGAATCAGTTGACCTGCAAACGTGGGTCAACTGACCGACGCGCCCTGCTTCCTGATCAGCGGCAAAGTCGACAGCGTGAGACAAAAGCGGACGAGAGGCAGTGAACGAGTGATGCATGGCGCGGCAAATGTTTTTACCATCTCTCCATCCAGTTCCTTTCTGGCAACTTTGATCGATGCTCTTATCGATGGTCGGCTGGTGGAAGGCTTCAGCGCGCAAAACCCGTCAGATCTGGGACGGGCCATCATCTATGTGCCAACGCGGCGAACAGCCGATGCCCTTAAAGAGGCCTTTCTTCCCCACTTGCGCAAGCGTGGCTGGCAAAGTGCCATCTTGCCGAAAATCCATATCATTGGTGACGCAGAAGAGGACCTTCTGCCCTTCAAGGTGGCGGCGAGCAACGGCGATGACTTTCTTCACCTGCCTACAGCCATGGATGGCCTCGAACGCCGCCTGACCATGACAAGGCTGGTGCACCACTGGGCGCAAACCGTCGCGCGGCAGGTTCTCTCGATCGGGCCGGATCAACCGCTCCATGTCTCGGGCCGGCCAACCGATGCGGCCTATCTGGCGATTGATCTTCTTGCCTTAATCGATGCGGTTCACCGCGAGCGCTCAGACTGGACTTATCTGGAAGATCTGGTTCCCGAAGACTATGGCGCCTTCTGGCAGATGAGCCTTGAGTTCCTGAAGATCGCCACGGCCATGTGGCCTGAGCATCTCAAGGGGCTCAATCTGGTCGATCCGGTGGAGCGACGCAATGCTGTGCTGGCAGCGGAAATCATGGCAATCGAGCAGTATGATGGTCCCGTCATCGCGGCAGGGTCAACGGGCTCCATTCCGGCGACCGCGGACCTGTTGGAAGCAGTCGCTCGCCACCCGAAGGGGGCTCTTATTCTGCCCGGGCTCGATGCCAATCTTGACGAGACCAGCTGGCAGGCCATTGGCCATTTGCATCCCAAGGCGGGTGAGCAGGAGCCTTCGGCCGGGCATCCACAATTCAACCTCAAACAATTGCTGGATCGCATGGAACTTGGCCGCTCTGATGTGACCCAGCTCTCCGAGGTTTCCCCATCGCTCGCCTTGCGCGAGAGGATCGTCAGTGAAGCCCTGCGCCCTGCCGAGACGACCGAATATTGGCGCACCAGTCTTGAAACCATCAGCACAGCGGATCGGGCGGTCGCTCTTGAGGGCGTAACGCTGGCTGAAGCTGGCAATGAACAGGAAGAGGCGCGTATCGCCGCGCTTGCACTGCGCGAAGTGCTGGAACGTCCGGGCGCGCGCGCTGCGCTGGTCACACCGGATCGGGCCCTTGCGCGGCGCGTTCTGCTGGAGCTCAAGCGCTGGGGTATCAGCGTGGAAGACACCGCCGGTATGCCACTGGCTGAAACTCCTCCGGCACTGCTCATGCGCCTGATGATCGACTGTGTGGTCAGCGGCTTCCATCCTGTCAAGCTGCTCTCGCTCATGAAGCATCCTCTGGCTTCTTTCGGCATGTTGCGTGCTGATGTGCGCCGTGCGGCGCGTTTTCTGGAATTGCGCATATTGCGAGGCCCTCGCCTTGGTGACGGGCTCAAGCCTCTGCTCGATGAATTCACGCGTAAGCGGGATGAAGAACAAGAAAGGCTTGGCGCAAACATCGCTCTGCCTGAGGTCTGGCCGCTCGTCGGGCGCTTGCTGGAACGCTTTTCCGAAGTTGTTTCGCCACTTCTCAAGCAGATGGATGCCGAGGAAGAGCCCTCCTTTGCCGAATGGCTTTCTGGCGTTATTGCTGCGCTTGAAGCCACGGCGATGGATGAGAAGGGCAGCCCTGACCGGCTTTATGATGAAGCGGCGGGCCGATCAATGCAGGATTTCTTTGATCGGGCTTCATTGGCTTCGGCCATTTCATCCGACCTGTCAGCTCAAGATCTCGAACCGTTTCTTGTTGCCATGATGTCCGGTGAGACCGTGCTCTCTCATGGAGAAGGCGATCCGCGCGTGCAATTGCTCGGCACTTTGGAAGCAAGGCTCCTTGACGTAGACCGCGTTGTCATTGGCGGGCTCAATGAAGGCTCATGGCCAGCAGAGACCAAGACCGACGCATGGCTCTCACGTCCGATGCGCGCGCATATGAAACTGGAGCCACCAGAACGCAGGATTGGCCTTGCCGCTCATGACTTTGCCCAAGCCATGGGGCGAGGCGAGGTCGTGCTTATCAGGGCGGTAAAAATGGGCGGAGAGCCTACGGTTCCAAGCCGTTGGCTGCAAAGGCTGGAAGCGGTTGCCGGAGCAGAAGGGCGCGCAGCCATGCATGCTCGTGGCGATCAACTGACCCGCTGGGCCGAGCAGCTCGACGCTGCCCGCACGCAGATTTCGCTGAAGCGCCCCGCCCCCTGCCCGCCTCTTGACGCCAGACCGCGGTCCCTTTCGGTTACGGAAATCGAAACATGGGTGCGTGACCCTTATGCGCTATATGCCAAACATGTCTTGGGCTTGCGTGATCTCGACCCGATTGGCTCGGCTCCGGGTGGGGCTGAAAAAGGCTCTATCATCCATGATATTCTGGGCCATTTTACCGAAGAATGGACTGGCCCCTTTGATGAAAGCGCGGTCGAGCGCCTCTTGGAAATAGGTAAAGAGGCTTTTGCACAATGGCAGAATTTCCCCGATCTTCTCGCCTTCTGGTGGCCTCGCTTCGAGCGTATAGCCCGCTGGTTCGTTCTGGAGTGGGAAGCGGAGCGCGATGACACGATCGCTGGTCGCCATCCGGAAATTTCCGGTCGCATCACGTTGCCCGTGCGCGGAGGCGATTTTGTCCTCCGGGGTCGCGCGGACAGGCTCGACATCACAAAGGACGACATGCTCGAAGTGATCGACTTCAAGACCGGCCAGCCACCCTCAGCCAAACAGGTGTTGCCGGGCTTTGCACCACAGCTGGCACTTGAAGGCTACATGGCAAAGCTTGGCGGATTTGACACCATCCCGCGCGGCATCGAAGTCAGCGACATGGCATGGATACGGCTTTCCGGCGGTCGCAAGGCAGGCGAGCGTAAGCCCGGCGTTGAAAAAGACTATTCGGCTGAGGACATCGTGGAAGTGATCGGCAAACGCCTGCTGGCGCTGATCACCGCCTATGATGACCCAGCCAAGACCTACCCTTCCCGCGCTCGCCCCATGTTCGAACGCTTCGAAAGTCCTTATGATCATCTGGCGCGCGTCAAGGAATGGTCACAACAAGGCGGGGAGGAATAATCATGGCCATGCAGATTCCTCAGGAAACAAAAGACGCTCAGGCCCGCGCCTCTGACCCGAACAATTCAGCCTGGGTGAGCGCCAATGCAGGCTCGGGCAAGACTTTCGTGCTGGCACGGCGCGTTATTCGTCTGCTGCTGGCCGGGACAGAGCCGTCAAAGATCCTCTGCCTCACCTTCACCAAGGCGGCGGCAGCGGAGATGTCAAACCGTGTCTTCAAACTTCTGGCTGGCTGGACAGAGCTTTCAGACGATGCGTTGCATCAGGAACTTGTTGAGCTGGACGGCAAGCACCCCACAGACGCCGAGCTCAAACGAGCGCGGCGGCTGTTTGCCCGCGCCCTCGAAACGCCCGGCGGACTGAAAATCCAGACGATCCATGCCTTTGCCGAGCGCTTGCTGCATCAATTCCCACTGGAAGCCAATGTTCCGGCCCATTTCGAAATTCTGGATGATCAGCTCGCTGCAGATATTCAGGCCTCCGCTCTGGCACATGTCATGCGGGCAGCGCGGCTGCAAACCCGCCCCCAGTGGACAGCAGCTCTCGCCATTCTGGTAGACCATATGGGCGACATGGACATCCAGAATTCGCTCATTTCCCTCATCCATGACCGCGAGGGCTTTGGCCGCTTCATGGAGGGAAGCGAGATTTCCAAGGCCGGATCAGGGTCGGTCGGGCTGGCTGCTGCTGTTGCCAATCTCGCCCAAGCGCTCGGGCTTTCAGGTGGCGATACGGTCGAGGGCCTCAATGCAGGTATCCCGTTCGGCCCCATATTCACGCGCAGCTATATCAGCGAGCTTGCCCCTCTGTTCGAAACCGGCGGCAAACGCGACAAGGCCCAAGCGGTGCTGATGCGCGCCTTGCTTTCCTCGGCTTCTCTGGGCGAGCAAGTACGGCTTTGGCTTGAGCTGTTTCGCAAGAAGGACGGCGCAGCCAAGTCTCTCTCCTACACGGCATCCAAAAAGATGCTTGAGGGCGACCTTGCCCTTGCCGACGCAATCGAGCGCGAACAGGCGCGCCTTGATGCCTTGTTTGACAAGCGCAATGCCTTGATAACTCTAGAGGTGAGCCGTGCGCTTTTCACGCTGGCAGAGGGTGTTATCGGCTATTATCAACGCGCCAAGGCAGCGCGTGGCCTGATGGATTTTGAAGATCTTATCGTCAAGGCCGCTCAGCTTCTCCGCCCAGTTCGGGCCGCCGCGTGGGTGCATTACAAGCTCGATCAGGGTATCGACCATATTCTGGTCGATGAAGCACAAGACACCAACCCCTATCAGTGGGAAATCATCCAACGCTTGGGAGAAGAATTTTTCTCCGGGGACAGCGCTAGAGACATCAATCGAACCATTTTTGCTGTCGGAGACGAAAAGCAATCGATTTATTCCTTCCAGGGTGCGGAGCCCAAATGGTTCGCAGACATGCGCAAATTCTTCCGCGAGAGAGCCAACGCCGCCGAAAAGCCGTTTCATGACATCAAGCTGCGACTGTCGTTCCGTTCTACGCCGCATGTGCTAAAGTCGGTTGATGAGGTATTCTCCACGGCGGCAACCTACGAAGCCCTGTCATCGGACAAAGAGCGCACCGACCACGAGCCTATTCGCGGCAGAGATCCCGGTCTTGTCGAGATTTGGCCCCTGCATGAACCCACTGAGCAAGACATTGACGAGGATTGGACCAAGCCGCTCGACGCACAGGGCGAAGCGGACCCGCCAGTCAGGCTGGCCAACGACATCGCCCAAACTATCCGGCATTGGCTGGAAACCGGTCAGCATCTGGAAGGAAGCGGGCGCAAGATTACCTCTGGCGATGTGCTCATCCTTGTGCGCAAGAGGGGCGGCTTTGTAACCGCGGTGAACCGAGCGCTCAAGGAGGCGGGGCTGCCTGTCGCCGGTGCAGATCGGCTCGCTTTGCTCGACCATATTGCGGTACAGGATCTTTTGGCGCTCGGCGATGTCATGCTCCTGCCAGAGGATGATCTGTCCCTTGCGGCCGTGTTGCGCAGTCCGCTGTTCGGGCTTTCTGACGAGCGCTTGTATGACTTGGCCCACGAGCCCGGAGGGCGCACCGTAAGCCTATGGGATCGTTTGAGAAAACGGGCTGATGCTGGGGCTGCCAGAGACGAGGATTTTGTCGATATCTTCGCCCATCTCAGCCGCTGGCAGGGGCAGGTCGACTTTCAACCACCCTTCGATTTCTTCGCCCAGATACTCGGACCGGAAGGCAAGCGGCGAGCCTTCATCGAACGGCTCGGGCCGGAGGCGGATGAAGTCATCGATGAGCTTTTGTCACGCGCTCTGGATTTTGAGAAAAAACAAACGCCTAACCTGCAGGCATTTCTAGCTTCAATGCGACAGGGCGGCGCGGAAATCAAACGCGACATGGGGGCGGCCGAGGGACAAATTCGCGTCATGACCGTGCATGGTTCCAAGGGGCTGGAGGCTCCGATCGTCTTTCTGGTAGACGGTACCGGCAAACCAGCCAGCGCCAGCCACCACCCTCATCTCGTTGAGCTTGAAGCCGCTGAAGGAGGTCCATCCATGATGGCATGGAAGGCACCTTCCGCCAACCAGCCAAAGCCGGTTTCATCCAGTCTTGCCAAGCTCGATGCCGAAGCCGAAGCCGAATATCTGCGGCTTCTCTATGTGGGCATGACACGTGCCGAGGACAGGCTTTATCTCTGTGGCTTCGCGGGCAAGCTCGGGCCGGCAGAAAACTGCTGGTATGAGGTCGCCAAGCGCGCCCTTTCCGAGCATCTTGAAGAGACAGCCCATCCCGTCACCGGCAATCCAATATACCGTTGGCACCTTGAAGGACGGTTCCAAGCAAAAGATGCTCAAGGCTTACCGGATCAACGAGACCAGAAAGCGGGCATAGACCTTCCCTCGTGGATCTCTCAAGCGGCCAGCCCTCCCCCCAGTCCGTTGGCCCTTCTACAACCATCCAAAGCGGCTGAGAAAGTCGAAAGTGACCATGGTTCACTACAGCTTGTTGCCAGCGGGCCAAGCCGCAGTCCGGTGCATGACTGGGAGCCACGCAGACGGGGCACCATCATTCATGCTCTGATTGAGCACCTGCCTCAAGTCATTGAGACAGAAAGGGAAAAGGCAGGCCTTGCCTATTTGGCGCATGTCGCCAATGACATGCCCCTTGCAAGCCGAAAGGCGATTCTGGAAGAGGTGTTACAGCTTCTTGCAAGACCGGAACTTGCAGACCTGTTCGGGCCGGATAGTCAGGCGGAAGTCTCAATTGCGGGTATAGTGTCGGTGAATGGAGAAGACCATACCGTGTCCGGGCAAATCGACCGGCTTCTGGTTCGGGATAGCTCTGTCATTGTTATCGACTACAAGACGAATCGCCTTGTGCCCTCTTGTGCTCAAGAGGCTCCTCTCGCCTACCGGACCCAAATGGCTCTATATGCTCAGCTTTTAGAGCCACTTTATCCGGGCAAGACTATTGAAACCCTATTGCTGTGGACTGCGGTGCCAAGCATAATGCAGGTTTCACAGACACTGCGGCAATCTGCGCTTGATGAGATTGGCGTCAATCGACCTATTGCTCCTTGACGAAGGAAAGCTGAATACCTACCTTCAGGACAAACAAGCAATATTCAAATATCAATGAATATTGAT
This window of the uncultured Cohaesibacter sp. genome carries:
- the addA gene encoding double-strand break repair helicase AddA; this translates as MAMQIPQETKDAQARASDPNNSAWVSANAGSGKTFVLARRVIRLLLAGTEPSKILCLTFTKAAAAEMSNRVFKLLAGWTELSDDALHQELVELDGKHPTDAELKRARRLFARALETPGGLKIQTIHAFAERLLHQFPLEANVPAHFEILDDQLAADIQASALAHVMRAARLQTRPQWTAALAILVDHMGDMDIQNSLISLIHDREGFGRFMEGSEISKAGSGSVGLAAAVANLAQALGLSGGDTVEGLNAGIPFGPIFTRSYISELAPLFETGGKRDKAQAVLMRALLSSASLGEQVRLWLELFRKKDGAAKSLSYTASKKMLEGDLALADAIEREQARLDALFDKRNALITLEVSRALFTLAEGVIGYYQRAKAARGLMDFEDLIVKAAQLLRPVRAAAWVHYKLDQGIDHILVDEAQDTNPYQWEIIQRLGEEFFSGDSARDINRTIFAVGDEKQSIYSFQGAEPKWFADMRKFFRERANAAEKPFHDIKLRLSFRSTPHVLKSVDEVFSTAATYEALSSDKERTDHEPIRGRDPGLVEIWPLHEPTEQDIDEDWTKPLDAQGEADPPVRLANDIAQTIRHWLETGQHLEGSGRKITSGDVLILVRKRGGFVTAVNRALKEAGLPVAGADRLALLDHIAVQDLLALGDVMLLPEDDLSLAAVLRSPLFGLSDERLYDLAHEPGGRTVSLWDRLRKRADAGAARDEDFVDIFAHLSRWQGQVDFQPPFDFFAQILGPEGKRRAFIERLGPEADEVIDELLSRALDFEKKQTPNLQAFLASMRQGGAEIKRDMGAAEGQIRVMTVHGSKGLEAPIVFLVDGTGKPASASHHPHLVELEAAEGGPSMMAWKAPSANQPKPVSSSLAKLDAEAEAEYLRLLYVGMTRAEDRLYLCGFAGKLGPAENCWYEVAKRALSEHLEETAHPVTGNPIYRWHLEGRFQAKDAQGLPDQRDQKAGIDLPSWISQAASPPPSPLALLQPSKAAEKVESDHGSLQLVASGPSRSPVHDWEPRRRGTIIHALIEHLPQVIETEREKAGLAYLAHVANDMPLASRKAILEEVLQLLARPELADLFGPDSQAEVSIAGIVSVNGEDHTVSGQIDRLLVRDSSVIVIDYKTNRLVPSCAQEAPLAYRTQMALYAQLLEPLYPGKTIETLLLWTAVPSIMQVSQTLRQSALDEIGVNRPIAP
- the addB gene encoding double-strand break repair protein AddB; the protein is MGQLTDAPCFLISGKVDSVRQKRTRGSERVMHGAANVFTISPSSSFLATLIDALIDGRLVEGFSAQNPSDLGRAIIYVPTRRTADALKEAFLPHLRKRGWQSAILPKIHIIGDAEEDLLPFKVAASNGDDFLHLPTAMDGLERRLTMTRLVHHWAQTVARQVLSIGPDQPLHVSGRPTDAAYLAIDLLALIDAVHRERSDWTYLEDLVPEDYGAFWQMSLEFLKIATAMWPEHLKGLNLVDPVERRNAVLAAEIMAIEQYDGPVIAAGSTGSIPATADLLEAVARHPKGALILPGLDANLDETSWQAIGHLHPKAGEQEPSAGHPQFNLKQLLDRMELGRSDVTQLSEVSPSLALRERIVSEALRPAETTEYWRTSLETISTADRAVALEGVTLAEAGNEQEEARIAALALREVLERPGARAALVTPDRALARRVLLELKRWGISVEDTAGMPLAETPPALLMRLMIDCVVSGFHPVKLLSLMKHPLASFGMLRADVRRAARFLELRILRGPRLGDGLKPLLDEFTRKRDEEQERLGANIALPEVWPLVGRLLERFSEVVSPLLKQMDAEEEPSFAEWLSGVIAALEATAMDEKGSPDRLYDEAAGRSMQDFFDRASLASAISSDLSAQDLEPFLVAMMSGETVLSHGEGDPRVQLLGTLEARLLDVDRVVIGGLNEGSWPAETKTDAWLSRPMRAHMKLEPPERRIGLAAHDFAQAMGRGEVVLIRAVKMGGEPTVPSRWLQRLEAVAGAEGRAAMHARGDQLTRWAEQLDAARTQISLKRPAPCPPLDARPRSLSVTEIETWVRDPYALYAKHVLGLRDLDPIGSAPGGAEKGSIIHDILGHFTEEWTGPFDESAVERLLEIGKEAFAQWQNFPDLLAFWWPRFERIARWFVLEWEAERDDTIAGRHPEISGRITLPVRGGDFVLRGRADRLDITKDDMLEVIDFKTGQPPSAKQVLPGFAPQLALEGYMAKLGGFDTIPRGIEVSDMAWIRLSGGRKAGERKPGVEKDYSAEDIVEVIGKRLLALITAYDDPAKTYPSRARPMFERFESPYDHLARVKEWSQQGGEE
- a CDS encoding nucleotidyltransferase family protein; the encoded protein is MTTLNRPKTGMILAAGMGKRMRPLSAITPKPLINVGGRAIIDRPLTALERAGVERTVINVHYLADLIEVHVRQYDKFEIVISDERETLLETGGGVVKALPSLGKDPFYLLNSDSFWMEGSVNNLDLLAQYWMDETMDALLLLAPTVSAVGYKGRGDFLLDPYGRLRRRKAHEVSPYVYSGAAIIHPRLFKDSAEDTHSLNQEFDKAIKKGRLFGLIMDGTWLHVGTPRDIRSAERAITESATGGRLA